In Chloroflexota bacterium, one genomic interval encodes:
- a CDS encoding extracellular solute-binding protein yields MELRHQFTRRRLFGSIGAFSAGSLFLAACGQQMAAEPGGEMAEEETAKAEEEKPAMAEPVEVQWLTHHNSRQLDNVDGLVKEPFENDNPGITLKWIIWTGDRREFLQTLVAGGQAPDVAWLTDPALTALGAVEAIDDRVAKDQVDLSPFPEAAMDAWFRRDGKLFALPNQSGGDWPVSPTNKRMYEEAGLNLPPTDWTDPDWDFDRFTSEMKLLTKEDGGKTSQFGLLGASPVYLFIDWPNLFDTEWIADDNRTVTSDDPALVDAYERFFTMAIQDRSVDKPGQVSDLFGTNVRTAFVEERGAMLRSAPGGFFMILEAIQRGAPFVYSPIVRGTSAQPVSHLNLDGNGIVVGSKQPDAGWALIKWGSQTINWAISRGTGFHRVDFFDEWAQNIYGDAEFQAEVRLEVYRDALQYAVPAGRSFRSAAYNQIRDQLITPIFGDLFEGKVTVQEALRGMKQPMQALVDEALAG; encoded by the coding sequence GTGGAGCTTCGACACCAATTCACGCGCCGTCGTCTGTTCGGTAGTATCGGCGCGTTCTCCGCGGGAAGCCTCTTTCTAGCTGCCTGCGGCCAGCAGATGGCAGCGGAACCCGGCGGCGAGATGGCCGAGGAAGAGACTGCCAAGGCGGAGGAAGAGAAACCCGCCATGGCCGAACCCGTGGAAGTGCAATGGCTCACCCACCACAACAGCCGCCAATTGGATAACGTGGACGGGCTGGTTAAGGAGCCGTTTGAAAACGACAACCCCGGCATTACGCTGAAGTGGATCATCTGGACCGGCGACCGGCGTGAGTTCCTGCAGACTCTCGTGGCCGGCGGCCAAGCGCCTGACGTCGCCTGGCTCACCGACCCGGCGCTCACAGCGCTCGGAGCGGTGGAAGCCATCGACGATCGGGTGGCCAAGGACCAGGTCGACCTGAGCCCCTTCCCCGAAGCCGCCATGGACGCGTGGTTCCGGCGTGACGGCAAGCTCTTTGCGCTGCCGAATCAGTCCGGCGGCGACTGGCCCGTGTCGCCAACCAACAAGCGCATGTACGAAGAGGCCGGTCTGAACCTGCCGCCCACCGACTGGACAGACCCCGACTGGGACTTCGACCGCTTTACCTCTGAAATGAAGCTGCTGACGAAGGAAGACGGCGGCAAGACTTCGCAGTTCGGCTTGCTGGGCGCGAGCCCGGTCTACCTCTTCATCGACTGGCCGAACCTCTTCGACACGGAATGGATCGCCGATGACAACCGCACGGTGACTTCCGACGATCCCGCGCTCGTGGACGCTTACGAGCGCTTCTTCACCATGGCGATTCAGGACCGCTCCGTGGACAAGCCGGGACAGGTAAGCGACCTCTTTGGCACCAACGTCAGGACGGCATTCGTCGAAGAGCGGGGCGCCATGTTGCGCAGCGCGCCCGGCGGTTTCTTCATGATACTGGAGGCGATTCAGCGCGGCGCGCCGTTCGTCTATAGCCCGATCGTGCGTGGCACCAGCGCGCAGCCTGTCTCGCACCTGAATCTGGACGGCAACGGCATCGTGGTCGGTTCCAAGCAGCCGGATGCCGGTTGGGCGCTCATCAAGTGGGGCAGCCAGACTATCAACTGGGCGATCTCACGCGGTACCGGCTTCCACCGCGTGGACTTCTTCGACGAATGGGCCCAGAACATCTACGGTGATGCAGAGTTCCAGGCGGAGGTGCGCCTGGAGGTGTACCGCGACGCGCTGCAATACGCGGTGCCGGCGGGGCGCTCCTTCCGTTCCGCCGCCTACAACCAGATCCGCGACCAGCTCATCACTCCGATCTTTGGAGACCTCTTTGAGGGCAAGGTGACAGTCCAGGAAGCCCTGCGCGGCATGAAGCAGCCCATGCAGGCCCTCGTGGACGAGGCGCTTGCTGGCTAG
- a CDS encoding oxaloacetate decarboxylase, translated as MNERSAQLRALIERPGIVVLPGAYDCLSARLAEQAGFETVFTTGFGFAASALGVPDLGLMTASEILDRVHNIVNSVNVPLVADMDTGYGNPLNVIRTVSECVAQGVAGIILEDQEWPKKCGHLEGKRVIPMEDHVQKLRAAVDARGDSGLVIIARTDSRAVLGLDEALARGQAYYEAGADVVFIEAPQSLEELHAIAAAFPTAPLFANMIEGGKTPVLSPAELAEIGFKIVVYPLSSLFSAARAMQHVYKALKEHGTTGTITDMTTLDEFTECVNVDQFRAWEKQYATRESS; from the coding sequence GTGAATGAGCGTTCCGCCCAACTACGGGCTTTGATCGAGCGACCCGGCATTGTCGTCTTGCCCGGCGCGTATGACTGCTTGAGCGCGCGTCTCGCGGAGCAAGCCGGTTTCGAGACCGTCTTTACGACCGGCTTCGGCTTTGCCGCCAGCGCGCTCGGCGTACCGGACCTCGGCTTGATGACTGCCAGCGAAATCCTGGACCGCGTACACAACATCGTGAACAGCGTGAACGTGCCCCTCGTCGCCGATATGGACACCGGCTACGGCAATCCGCTCAATGTCATCCGTACCGTGAGCGAGTGCGTGGCGCAGGGCGTGGCCGGCATCATCCTGGAAGACCAGGAGTGGCCGAAGAAGTGCGGCCACCTGGAAGGCAAGCGCGTGATCCCTATGGAAGACCACGTGCAGAAGCTGCGCGCCGCGGTGGATGCCCGGGGCGATTCCGGCCTGGTGATCATTGCCCGCACCGATTCGCGGGCGGTTTTGGGCTTGGATGAGGCTCTCGCACGCGGTCAGGCCTATTACGAAGCCGGGGCCGACGTGGTCTTCATCGAAGCGCCCCAGTCGCTGGAGGAACTGCACGCTATCGCCGCAGCATTTCCTACCGCGCCGCTCTTTGCCAACATGATAGAAGGCGGCAAGACGCCCGTCCTCTCACCCGCTGAACTCGCCGAGATTGGCTTCAAGATTGTAGTCTATCCGCTTTCGAGTCTCTTCTCCGCGGCGCGCGCCATGCAGCACGTCTACAAGGCGCTCAAAGAGCACGGCACGACCGGCACCATCACCGACATGACCACCCTGGATGAGTTCACGGAGTGCGTGAACGTGGACCAGTTCCGCGCCTGGGAGAAACAGTACGCCACACGGGAAAGCAGTTGA